The genomic window TCAGGGTCGGAGCCTTCATTACACAAACTAAACGCACCCTGGTCGTCACTATGGCTATAGCAGGGGACgtgtggcaatgtctggaaacatttgcAATCATCATGAGTGGGAGTgggaggtgctactggcatcccgtgggtagaggccagggatgttgctaaacgTCCTAGAATGCACAGGCCAGGCGAATGAAGAGAATGATCGGCCCCAAATGTATCTATTGCCAAGAGCTAGAAACCATGGTTTAGAGTAtgtaaaaatttttcttaagatTCAAGGCTGCAACTTTATGCATGAAGGGGCTACTGATTTCCTGGGAATCCAGCAAtaatgtgggggtgggggtgggagaaaaCCGACTCGTGGATGGGAAATACCAGAAAAGAAACCACCTCCCTGGGAGGGCTCCTGTCTTTACCCCACTCTGCGTTCCCGAGTACGGCTCGTGTCGCAGCCGACCCAAACTACAGGCATCATCCTTAGCATGTGGACAAGGTCATTATCCTGAGTTGATTGTACCTTCATTGGCCAGAATGCCTTCCGTGGACATAAGattcaaattagaaaatgaacTTGCTCACAGACCTGTGCACTTGAACATCTTACCTACATAAGCCTTTCTCTTtgagaagcctttttttttttttggtggttgggGGAGCGGGAGGCGGGGttatctcactctgtggcccaggctggagggcagtgggtgatctcggctcactgcagtctccacctctcaggttcaagcaactctcccgcctcagcctccctagcagctgagattataggtgtgtgctaccacgcctggctcagaAGCCTTTTGGTTCTAAGATGGCTTTAGAATGAAAGGCAGTTCCTAGCACCTGTGGTCAATCACATGTGACCGAACCCATTCCCTTTTAAAATAGCTTCTGTTCCATGAAATTAGGCATTGGAAGACCTGAGGGGGCAGTGCACACAGTTCCTGCTGAGAAGGCCAATTGTTGTGGCCCTGCTGTAGCATCTGCGGGAGGTAAGCTTCCCACCAAGTTTGGGCTTCTCTCCCGGGCCCCGGGGTGTGGTGCTCACAGGCTGAGATACAGTCAGTTCCTCTTCTCACCTGTATGTGGCACCATTGAGCTCAGGATGAATTGCTTGCTGGTCTATTACTGACCAAGGCGCTGATGTGACAAAAAATTCCTTGTTCACACAGTTTCTTAAGCTTTCTGGGATGCGACCTAGGGTAAGAtgattaaaatatcatatttttacaaaTCACAAGAAGTTTAACATTACACCTGTAGCTGCTTATGTGGGGAAATAAGCATTTGTGAAAACGTAAAACATCCAAAGGCCCAAGTGCTTGAGCTCTTCAACACTGACCTTCAGCCTCTGTCTGCCCCGCCCGAACCCCTGAGTTTATGTCTGGGCCTAAAGGGAATGGTTCCTTCTCTGAAGTTTAGTTCAGGGCTTACATAAATCAACAGGGCCCAAGTCATATACATTTGGTGCTAAAAATGAATTCCACCTGTTAAGAGCCACCTGTAGCCAGCAGGATGGGAGCCGGCTGGACTGTGGAACTGAGGCTGCCCTTGGCAGGCCAGAGGCACGGAGGTGCTCACCTGTGATGGCTCGGCGGATCTCCGTGGCAGCTGCCTCCCTCATCTCCAGTGATGCCTGCTCGCTATACCAGGCAGTGTGAGGAGTGCAGATGAGATTCGGTGCATCTTTCAACGGACCCTGAGCAAAGctagaaaaatgtagaaaaaaagagtaagcGGGAAACGCTGCATACTCTCCCTGCCCTCCTCAGCACGAGGGAGCTCTTGGCCGTGTAGGAAAGTAGCTGCATAGATAGCGTGGATACATGAACATCTGTGATGGTATTTTATGAAGGCTGGGTTGAATGTAATTATCAAAATTCTGTAAGAACTGTAATTGGTAGATCAAAAAGTCCAATTCTATTGAACGCTTGTCCTGCTCTAATCCAGGGCAGAGATGACGCCTGTCTGTCTAAAGACCAgaaccaccgccaccaccaccaatTTTCTGCCTCTCCTTTCCCGGATGACCTTTGGGAAACTTCCAGTCCTTTTACGATTAGAATACAGCACAATCCTTAGAAAAACAGAGACTGTAAATGTCATCTCTGGAGTTTCCTGCCCAGGGACCTGTTTGGGAAAAGGGCCTCAAGTTCAAAGTGTGAGGGTCGGGTGTGGAGTTGGGCCCTGTGGGCTGCTGGTAGGCAGCTAGGGCAACACGCACCTAAAGGGCTCCGACTCATGCACGTCGAGGGCTGCCCCTCGTATCCTGCCCTCCTTGAGGGCTTGTGCTAAGGCTTTCTCGTCCACCAGGCCACCACGGGCTGCGTTCACAAGGAATGCTCCCTGCCTCATctgtggaaggaaagaaaagccgGTTACAGGCACACTGGCATGGTGGAAGACTCTTGTACCAAGGTTTAAAGAAGAAAGCTGCAAGCCAGGAGTTTCATTGGTCTAAGTGGTTTAATGTGTGTGCTGCAGTTTGAGGGAAGGGAGCGGGAAGTTTTGGTGAAGGCTGGAAGCCAGGGCTGTTTCTGCTGATCCTGACAGGAAGCAACACGGTGGAGAGGCTGGACTGTGCCGAGCTGCGGGCCTCTTGGCAGGCTCTGGGCAGCCTGTGAAGCTGGGTCCTGGCTAGCGCCTGTCCGTCTCTGCTTAGCCCGGCTCAGCCGAGGAAGGGCTTCACCTGACTTGTCTCTGGTGTGTTGCAGGGTCTCTTCCCTGCTCAATTGTATCCAGAAACCATCTCCCTTGCCCTCCATGTCCCTCTTGTGCCCACCAGCAAGTGCTACCACCTTTCGACAGAAGCTTCCATGGCATCTATTTTCAAATTACCTGCTTTATGGTAAAGTCATTGATGAGGTGGTGGTTATGCTCGTTGAGATTGCAGTGCAAGGAGACGCAGTCGCTCTGATACAGCAAATCCTGCAGGGTGTAGACCCTCTGCACGCCCAGGGACCGCTCGATCCCATCCTGCAAGTAGGGGTCATAAAATATGACGCTGAATCCAAAGGCCTTGGCTCGAACTGCAACCGCCTGCCCCGTGCGACCTGTACAGAAACAGAGCGTCCAGGTGAGTGAGTCCACAGCCCGCGCCCCAGCGCTGCCACCTCCATTGCGTCTGAGCTGAGTCCGGGCTTGCCATCCCTGCTGGTAGCTGCTGCCGGAGAAACTGTGTGCCCAAAGCTTAGGCCTGAGTCAAGCACTGCCCGCGAGGGGCCACCATGGCCGATGTAGGACAGGTGAGGACCGCAGTGCTTGCTGCTTATATTGGCCACAGCAGgaattttgttaaaaacaaaacaaaacaacccttcCTTGTTACTGACATTTTCAAACACAATTACAGTGTTCTGACAAGCCCACATGCCCCTCCCATCACCACCCGTGTCCTCTGTCCCCACTCCTCTCCACACTTCTTGTGTGCATTGCAGGCTTCTTAACATGAACTTTGTGTTTGAAAAACTTGCTCTCAATATAACAGGGAGTGATGTCCTGCCTCTTCATCGCTGGGCTCGCTCCTGCGAAGGGTGACATGAACACAGTGGCTCCCTGCAGGCCGGCCCGAGTGCAGACTGGCCACGTGCTACTGTGTTCTGGGCGGGAGGCAGGGCAGGTGACCATTAGGCCTGGACCTGTCCCACTGGTGGGGCCTCGTGCCCATCTGCAAGTATGCAGCCTGGGCCTCCCGCCAGCTGTGTCACAGGATGAGGAGGTGTCTCCCACTCCCCAACAGCTGTCATTTCATAAACCCATGCGGTCCCCTCGATAGCACCTCCAGCTTCCCAGAGCAATTGTcagcattttgaaaacaaaatggttAGTGTTGATGCTCGACTGGGCTCGACTGGAGATCACAGAAGGAATCTTTAAAGCCATGGTTCCAAGGTGCAGGCGGGAGAAAGACAAAGATGCGCATTTCCGAGCAGGCAGCCCGTGTTCCAGGGGTACCTCAGCGCTGGATGGCTCCTCCTCCTGCAGCAGCTCCATCTAACTGAGGGCCTGGCTAGGACAACTGCCGTAGTTAGAACAAAGGTTGAATAAGGCCAGTCTCATCAGGGACAGCTGCAGGGCAACTAGCATAGCAAGGCACGAACCATCACGCCTCCCCTCATCAGTGTCACCCCTTGGAGCAGGCAGTACTGGACGGTGGCAGGGACGGAGAGAGAGATGGCTCTCTGACGCACTGGCAACATGACACTGAGGACCCCAGCATGCAACTGCTGTTCCTGCAGCCGCCATCCCCGTTCATGGTGTCTGTGCACGAACACGCTTCAATCAGTGGGGCTCACACTCTGCAGATCCAGGGCCTGGAGGGCCTGTGGAACAGCAGCCCAGAGCACCAAGCCCAGATTTCAACCGTGCCGACGGGGACTGGgtcctatttctttgtttttttccccaagttcACAAACCCCTTGAACTTTATCCGAGATTTTCTGACGACCTAATGACTTAATCCTGCTACTGACTTAATCAAAACCCATTCCCTACAGAAGAGACCTACTCCCCCACCACCCTACACCACCTTTTAAAAAGCACAGCTCCCACAGGCTACCTTTCCTTCAGTTTCTGTCCatgcccccagccccaggctgccCTCTCTTGGCAGCACCGCCCCACCCGCCTGCTGCCCTGAGccagctgggcctgggggacTCTTGCTCAGTGGAACCCGAGGTCAGCAAAAGCTCTTAGCCCAGGATGGCTGTGGCAGCAACAGTCCTGAAGGCTACAGAGACACCTGGAAAGGGAGCAAGGAGAGACCATGACAGCCCCTGTGCTGGGGACCCAGGGTAGTGGTAGCAGTGGCTAGTGTACAGTCTCGAGAAAACAGGGCGGTGGCTGGGGGCTGAACTGGCCTCCATACACCGAGAGGGTTTTAAAAGTTGAATGACAAGGGCAGAGTCACAGGAACAACCCCAGGAAGAAGTCAGAAGCCCCTGAAACAAGCACTTCCCCAGTGAGGCCCCACCGTGCACCCAGGGTACTCATGACCACATGGCCCCAGGCTATGCAGCCTGGCCAGAGACCACCGAGGCTCCGGGGGGCTTCAGAGTATACGAAGATGGAGATGAAGCAGCATTTCCGAGCCACGAGGCCCAGTGGGGCCTGGACAGAGGGAGCCTGGTGTTCATGCCACCTCTGCCTTTCCAACAAAGTCAAAACACGGTGGGTCCTTTAAAAAATCCCCAGCACCGGGCACTTCAACTCAGACCCCAGGCGAGGCCAGACCCAGGAGATCGTGGCCCGTAGAGGGGACAGAAAGATGTACACTCCTGGAAGCGTCCAGCAACCTCGCTCTCGTTCAAGCAGCACCCCAGGTCCAGGGCAGGGCTCGTGGGGAGAGGAGCACGGGAGCTTCATCCCCGGAGGTGCGGAGCTCCAAGCAGAGGCTGAGCAGCAGCTGGGAGTCTCCCGGAGGCCAGAACATTACTGGCCCCGTGTGCACACGCGCCTTCTTGGAGTCCCAAAAGGCAGATACCATGTATCCCACCAAATATCTACTTACagactgggaaactgaggcaaaaagcTCAGGTAATTCCCACAAGGCCACAGAGCTGGTAAGTGGTGGTGTTGAGATTCAGTGGCAACGGGCTGAGGTCTCCTGGGTGTGGTGTGGACCCTGATGGTGAGCAGGGTGGGCGCCTCCTCGAGCCCCCGTGGAATCAGGCTGTTTACCGTCACCTTCTCCTTGGCACCTGCCCCCACCACCTTGCTGAAGACCCTCCTGGGGCCTCTCCCCACGTGTCTCCTTTTCCTGGCCCTCTCTCAGGAGCTTTCCAAGCTGATGGCCTGACTCTGCCACCCCAACCCGGCATTTGAAGGCCTTCAGGAGTGAGGCCATGTCCATAGTCCAGGTCTCCACTAAACCGCCAGCCCCTACTTGAGCCCCAAGCCTGGCTGCTTCTCCACGACACAGCTCCATACAGCCCCTGCCCAGGGAAATTTAGTGGGCGCGGTGCCTTGCCTGCTGCCCCACAGCAGAGAATGCTGTCCTGCCAGACACCGCAGACAGCAGCGGACACGCATTCTTCCCGAACCAGCCCAGATCCTGCCTCTGGGGCGAGTTCCCTGATGGGTGTTGACTCCGATCTCCTACCCCGTGCGACACAGGGAGGGGGCTGGCCCTGCCTGCCCTGGGGACTCCTCAAGAGCAGGCTGGGGTTGCCTCTCCCGAGGGGTCCCCACTACGCCAGCCCGCGTCGGAGGGGGCGGGGATGGATGCAGAGGGTGGCACGTACCAAAGCCGATGAGGCCCAGCGTCTCCCCACGGATGCGGGCCGCTCCCGAGGCCACCTCTCGGATCTGCTCCACGCTCTGCACCCGCGTGCCTTCCCGCAGTGCCTGGTACAGCCACGTGTTCCTCCGGTACAGATTGAGGATGTGGCAGATGGTAGAGTCCGCCGTCTCTTCCACGGCTGCAGACGGGATGTTGCACACAGCAATTCCTAAAAGGGACGAGGCCAAGGCCGGAGATGACAAAACCTCAAGATCAGTGGGGAAGCCCCAGGGCTCCCAGCCTGCCCTCCTGACACGGGGTTGTTGGCACGGGGGGAGGCCCATCTTATCGTCTAGCAGACGCGGGGCTGGGCACGTGGGTGGCAGGCCCTCAGGCTCTGATGCTTGGGAGCCTCTAGCCCGAACGTCCGCCCTCCCTCCCAAGGAGGACTTTTGCTCCAGGACGTGGCTCAGGAACAGCCCAACTCCTATGGCTGATCTCGGGCCTGACTGGCCTCCTCCCGGGCTTGTGCTGAGTCCCAAGAAAGGACCTGGAGTGGCAGCAAGTTAGTGGTAAGTCTGGTAAGACCAGACTCCTCCAAATGGACCCCACTCAGGCTCAAACCCCTCAGGGTCTTCCTCACAGAGCTGGCAGGGGTGACAAAGAATGGCTTTTGGTTTTAAGGTATGCTAACAGTTTGATGCAAAAAACATACGTTTTAAACATACTTGTTCCACCCCCACATGGATGCAAGGGCTGGCCCTGGGACAGAACTGATGTCGGAAGCGTGTGCACAGTCATCCTGTGGCCCTGTGTTCAGCACCCTGCTCTGGGGGGAAGAACTAGACCAGACAGGATGCCCTCCCTGCCCCGTGGAGCAGCCTTCAGGGCCAAGCGCGGCTTGGGGTGAGCCCTCTGGCCCCATCCGAGCTGCAGAGACCAGGGTCAAGTATCTCCCAGCACAAGGCAACTGTGGCGTGGAGAGTTAACCCACAATAGGCAGAAAGGGCCCCGACATTTACCCTCCACAGCCAGAGGGCGTCTGGGGAAGAACGAATGAATGCCAGATACAACAGGGGTGCAAGGAGGCAGAGGGCCAGGCCAGGAG from Theropithecus gelada isolate Dixy chromosome 9, Tgel_1.0, whole genome shotgun sequence includes these protein-coding regions:
- the CTBP2 gene encoding C-terminal-binding protein 2 isoform X2; translated protein: MALVDKHKVKRQRLDRICEGIRPQIMNGPLHPRPLVALLDGRDCTVEMPILKDLATVAFCDAQSTQEIHEKVLNEAVGAMMYHTITLTREDLEKFKALRVIVRIGSGYDNVDIKAAGELGIAVCNIPSAAVEETADSTICHILNLYRRNTWLYQALREGTRVQSVEQIREVASGAARIRGETLGLIGFGRTGQAVAVRAKAFGFSVIFYDPYLQDGIERSLGVQRVYTLQDLLYQSDCVSLHCNLNEHNHHLINDFTIKQMRQGAFLVNAARGGLVDEKALAQALKEGRIRGAALDVHESEPFSFAQGPLKDAPNLICTPHTAWYSEQASLEMREAAATEIRRAITGRIPESLRNCVNKEFFVTSAPWSVIDQQAIHPELNGATYRYPPGIVGVAPGGLPAAMEGIIPGGIPVTHNLPTVAHPSQAPSPNQPTKHGDNREHPNEQ